The Streptomyces sp. NBC_00224 genome contains the following window.
GGCTGAGAGGGCGCTGAAAGCCGTACGAACCGTACGGAAGTGGCTGCGCCGACCGCCGAACCTGTTACCGGGTAATGCCGGCGTAGGGAGTAGGTCTCATGACCGTTCAGGACGCACGCACGCCTGCCTCGAATCAGAGCGAGGCCGGGAAGTCCATCGGCTGGCACAAGGGATACGTCGAGGGCTCGCGCCCCGACCTCCGGGTGCCGGTCCGCCAGGTGCACCTCACCAACGGCAAGGACGTCACGCTGTACGACACGTCCGGGCCGTACACGGACCCGAACATCGAGACGGACGTCCGCCGCGGACTCGCCCCGCTCCGGGAGAACTGGATCATCGCGCGCGGGGACACCGAGGAGTACGCGGGCCGCCCCGTGCGCCCCGAGGACGACGGCATCAAGCACACCTCGCCGCGTGGCGGGCTGAAGAACCTCGACGCGGTGTTCCCGGGCCGGCCGCGCCAGCCGCGCCGGGGCCGAGGCGGCCAGGCCGTCACCCAGCTCGCGTACGCCCGCCGGGGCGAGATCACCCCGGAGATGGAGTACGTCGCGATCCGCGAGAACGTCTCGCCCGAGGTCGTGCGCGAGGAGATCGCGGCCGGGCGCGCGGTGCTGCCCGCCAACGTCAACCACCCCGAGATCGAGCCGATGATCATCGGCAAGCGGTTCCTGGTGAAGGTCAACGCCAACATCGGCAACTCCGCCGTCACCTCCTCCATCGAGGAGGAGGTCGACAAGATGACCTGGGCCACCCGCTGGGGCGCCGACACGGTCATGGACCTCTCCACCGGCCGCAACATCCACACCACCCGCGAGTGGGTGCTGCGCAACTCCCCCGTCCCGATCGGCACCGTGCCGCTCTACCAGGCGCTGGAGAAGGTCGACGGCCGCGCCGAGGAGCTGACCTGGGACGTCTACAAGGACACGGTCATCGAGCAGGCCGAGCAGGGCGTCGACTACATGACGGTCCACGCCGGGGTGCTCCTGCGGTACGTGCCGCTCACCGCCCGCCGCAAGACCGGCATCGTCTCGCGCGGCGGCTCGATCATGGCCGCCTGGTGCCTCGCGCACCACAAGGAGTCGTTCCTGTACGAGAACTTCGAGGAGCTGTGCGAGATCCTCGCGGCGTACGACGTGACGTACTCCCTGGGCGACGGCCTGCGCCCGGGCTCCATCGCGGACGCCAACGACGAGGCGCAGTTCGCCGAGCTGCGCACGCTCGGTGAGCTCAACACGATCGCCAAGCGCCACAACGTCCAGACGATGATCGAGGGCCCGGGCCACGTCCCGATGCACAAGATCAAGGAGAACATCGACCTCCAGCAGGAGATCTGCGAGGAGGCGCCGTTCTACACGCTCGGCCCGCTGACCACCGACGTCGCCCCGGCGTACGACCACATCACCTCCGGCATCGGCGCGGCGATGATCGCCTGGTGGGGCACCGCGATGCTCTGCTACGTCACGCCCAAGGAGCACCTGGGCCTGCCGAACCGCGACGACGTGAAGACGGGCGTCATCACCTACAAGATCGCGGCGCACGCGGCCGACCTCGCCAAGGGGCACCCGGGCGCCCAGGACTGGGACGACGCGCTCTCGGACGCCCGCTTCGAGTTCCGCTGGGAGGACCAGTTCAATCTGGCCCTCGACCCGGACACCGCCCGGGAGTTCCACGACGAGACGCTGCCCGCCGAGCCGGCGAAGACCGCGCACTTCTGCTCGATGTGCGGGCCGAAGTTCTGCTCGATGAAGATCTCGCAGGACATCCGGCGCCAGCACGGCGGGGATCTGGCGGCGGGGGACATCGAGGCCGGGATGGCGGAGAAGTCCAAGGAGTTCGCCGAGGCGGGCAACCGCGTCTATCTGCCGATCGCGGAGTGACGTCCGCGTACCGATGTTTCACGTGAAACAGCGATCCCTGTTTCACGTGAAACATGCGCGGCCGTGGTTTCACGTGAAACGAACGCGCCGGTGGTTTCCCGGTGGGATCCCGGCGGTTTCACGTGAAACGGGCGCCCCGAAGCCGGTCACTCCGGCTGGTGTTCGGGGCCCCCGAAGTCGGGACTGGTGAAGTCCGGGCTGGTGAAGCTGGGCCGGGTCCCCTTGGACGAGTCACCCGGGCTGTCGAAGTCGGGCCGGTCGTAGCCGAGGCTCGGTATCCGGCCCGCCGAGCGGCGCCTCGGCGCACCCGGACCGGCACCCGGGTCGGCCAGCGCCTCACGCAGGAACGGGTAGATGCCCCGCTCCACCAGGGCGTGGCGCCATGCGTCACGGGCCCGGGAGACCTCCTGCGTTCTCTCGTCGCCCACCTCGGCCTCCTCCGGCTCGGCGACGACCTGGGTGGCGCCGTTGCGGATCGCGGTGAGCAGGAGGCTGATCGCGGCGGCGAGTATCGCGGCCGCGGTGAGCGCGCCGAAGAACCAGCCGGCGGTCAGTAAAGTGTCGGCGAAGGCGGGCTCGGGGTTGAGCATCTTCAGGATGTAGCCCACCAACAGGAAGATCGCGGCGGCGGTCCCGGAGAGGACCGGCGCCAGCACCGCGACGACCGCGCCGACGCCTGCACCCGAGGTGGATTCCGGGCTGTCGACCACCGGAGGCGTCATCACCGAGCCGCGCTCCGATGTGAGCGCGGGGGTGGAGGGCGTGCGCAACTCCTCGCGCACCCTGACGTAGTGGTCGTACTCGGCCGCCGCGGCCGCCGAGACGAGGGCACCGGCGTTGAGCACCATGGTGCGCAACTGCTCGGTGTTGAGCCTTACTCCTACGCCGGCCAGCTCAGGCCGGTCGGGCGCGGTGCGCAGTGCGTCGTCGAGGATCCGCTCGAACTCCGGGCGGTCCTCGGTCAGCAGGTGCGGAGCGCTGTTCATGTGCATCCCCCGATGCTCCGTAGGGCCGGAAAGCCCGCCTGACGAACGGGCAATCGGGCGGAAACGGAGGAGAGCCTGCTACGGATAAGCCGATGGTAGAGCGGTTACGGCACGGGGTGACAGGGTGTTTCCGAAATCACCTTGCTGCCGCCCGAGCCGGTGTTTTCCCGATTACGCGTCAGTCATGCAGAGGCAACTGCACGACCAGCAGTTTTCCGGCCATGGTCACCCCACCGTCCATGGCGATGGCGAGGCCGTCCGCGTACACATGCGGTCCCTCCACGACCGGACGGGAGTCTTCCTCGCCGTCTTCGGTACCCACTTCGCCCAGCAGATAGGGAATCGGGCTGTGTCCGTGGACCACCCGCTGCCCGCCGTACGCCGAGAGCAGCTCACGCGCGGCCTCGGGGCCACCGTCGTCGCGGAAGGCGAAGCGCTTGGTGAACTTCCGGAACAGGTCCCAGCATTCGTCGGCGTCGTTGCGGGTGAGCAGCGCGTGCACGGTGTCGTTCACGGCCTCGATGGAGTCGCCGTACTCCAGATACGCGGTGGTGTCGGAGTGCATCAGCAGATGCCCGTCCTCCTGCTCGATCGCGTCGAGGCGGGACATCCACTGCAGATGGACGTCCTGGAGGCGATCCATGTCGACCTTCTGGCCGCCGTTGAGCAGCCAGGCGGCCTGGAAGGTGGCGGTGCCCGCACCGGAGTTGACCGGGGTGTCACCGAAACGCTTGGCGCCGATCAGGAGCAGCTCGTGGTTGCCCATGAGGGCCTTGCAGTAGCCGCCGGCGGCCGCGGCCTCGGCCGACAGCCGCATCACCAGGTCGATGACGCCGATGCCGTCGGGACCGCGATCGGTGAAGTCGCCGAGGAACCAGAGGCGGGCATTGCCCGCGGCCCAGTTCGCGTCGACGTCGATCAGCCCCTGCTCGCGCAGCGCGGCCAGGAGTTCGTCGAGGTAGCCGTGGACGTCGCCCACGACGTAGAGCGGCCCGAGCCCGTCCGGCAGGGGCGCCGGGGTGGGGTCGGTCTGCACCCGGACCTGCACGGTGTCCCCCCGGTTGATCACCGGGAGGTCGCGTGCCGTCGGGGTGTAGCCCTCGGGCGGCTCGTCGTCCGCGAAGGCGTTCCCCGGGTGGATGTCCGGGGGGTACGCCTCCGCCGGGTGCACGGCCGCGGGAGGATGCGGCTGCGCCGGTGGAGGCATCTCGACTGGTGGGGGCGGCGGGGGGACCTGCGCGGAATGCGCGGGAGCCTGCGCGTACGGAGGCACCCGGAAGTCACGCAACGTCTCCGTCCGCTCGGGTCCCTGACCGGCCCCCTGAGTCATCGACCCCTCCACCACCGTCGCGCCGCCGTACACCGTGGGACCCCCCTGGTCGGGCGGGGATCCGTGGTGTCGTGCGCCCATCATAGGAATGAGGCTCGTGCTGTGTGACGCACCAGGGGTGGTGAATCCGGGCGCGGCCTTGCTTCCCCGGTTGTTATGTCCCCCAATGTGTTGGTCTAGTCCTTGTCCGCATCGCTGTCGGGGCTCCTGTCCGGCACGTTCGGGTCCTGGCCGAGTCCCCTGGGTTCCGCGACGGGGGAGCGCGGGGGACTGACCGTCGTACGCGGCGACCGGCGCTGCGACGACGTGCGGATGATGAGTTCGGTCGGTATCACCTGCTCGATCGGGTGACCGTGGTCGATGCCTTCGATGGCGTCGATGAGCAGTTGGACCACGGCGGTGCCGATGCGCCGGGGCTTGAGCGAGAGGGTGGTGATGGGCGGTTCGGTGCTCGCGTACACGGTGGACTCGCTGCAGCAGACGAGCAGCAGGTCCTCGGGCACCCGCAGGCCGTATCTGCGGGCGGCCGCCAGCAGATCGGTGCCGTTGGGGTCGAACAGTCCGTACACGGCGTCGGGGCGGTCCGGGCGGGCGAGCAGCCGGTCGGCCGCGACGGCGCCCGCGCACGGGTCGTGGGCGGGGTAGGACTCGTAGACCGGGTCCTGCCCGACCCGCTCGCACCAGCTCAGATACGCCTCGGTGGAGAGCCGGGTATAGGTGTCGGTGGTGGTGCCGGTGAGGAGGCCGATCCGGCGGGCGCCGGCGGCTGCGAGATGGTCGAGCAGTTCGAGTACGGCGGCCTCGTGGTCGTTGTCGACCCAGGCGGTCACCGGTAGCGAACCCGCCGGACGTCCGTCGGAGACCACCGGTAGTCCCTGGCGGACCAGTTCGGTGACGACGGGGTCCTGGTCGGAGGGGTCGATCACGACGGTGCCGTCGAGGGCGACGTTCGACCAGACGTCCGCGGGGCTGCGGCGTGAGGTGGCGGGCAGGATGACGAGGGCGTAGCCGCGCGCGAGCGCGGCCGATGTCGCGGCCCTCGCCATCTCGGCGAAATAGGCGAACTCGGTGAAGGTGAAAGGTTCATCCCCGTATGTCGTCACAGTCAGGCCGATCAAGCCCGACTTGCCGGTACGGAGCGTGCGGGCCGCTGCGGATGGGCGATAGCCCAGCCGGTCTGCGACCTCGCGGACGTGGCGGCGGGTGGCGTCGGGGAGCCGGCCCTTGCCGTTGAGCGCGTCGGAGACGGTCGTGATGGAGACACCGGCGGCGGCGGCAACGTCCCGAATGCCCGCCCTCCCCAGCCGGCGACCGGTCGACCGGCTCACCTGGTGCTTCCCTGCTGCTGTCATGGCGAGCCGATAGTAGGGCGAGGCGAGACAGTTGGCCCGGGTGCATATGCACGCGTTGACAGGCACGTTTCTGCATGATCGTAAATGGCTAAGCGCCTTGATTTGCATGGGAGTTGGGCGGAGTCACGTTGTGGTGGCGGTTGTCGATCGGTGGGCGGCTGCCGAATGCCCGATGTTTCGAAGAGGTCTCAACTCACCTGCACGAGGGATGCGCGCCACGGCGCGAGCCACCGGCGCACGGCTTTGACGGGGAGCGCTCCCCCTCCCGCGTGCCCACGTCCCCGGGGCGGGGCGGGCGGGGCGGCCGCGTCCGGAGGATGCCTTTTGGCTCTTCGCAGGGGCGCCGAATCCTCATAAGGTGAGCAGTATTCGTACGGACGGAACGGTCGAGGAGGACCTGCGGTGAGCGAGACGAGCCCCAAGCTGCGCGCCGAGCTGGACGGCATCCCCACCTACAAGCCCGGCAAGCCCGCGGCCGCCGGCGGCCCGGTCGCGTACAAGCTGTCCTCCAACGAGAATCCGTACCCGCCGCTGCCGGGGGTGATGGAGGGCGTCGTGGCCGCCGCCGGGAGCTTCAACCGCTACCCGGACATGGCGTGCACCGGTCTGATGAACGAGCTGGCGGACCGTTTCGGCGTGCCGCTCACCCACCTCGCCACCGGCACGGGCTCGGTCGGTGTCGCCCAGCAGCTGCTCCAGGCCACCTCCGGCCCCGGCGACGAGGTCATCTACGCCTGGCGCTCCTTCGAGGCGTACCCGATCATCACCCAGATCAGTGGAGCGACGTCCGTAAAGGTGCCGCTGACCTCGGACGATGTGCACGACCTGGACGCGATGGCCGAGGCGATCACCGACCGGACCCGGCTGATCTTCGTCTGCAACCCGAACAACCCGACCGGCACCGTGGTCCGCCGGGCGGAGCTGGAACGATTCCTCGACCGGGTGCCGTCGGACGTGCTGGTGGTCCTGGACGAGGCGTACAAGGAGTTCGTCCGCGACGCCGACGTGCCGGACGGGCTGGAGATCTACCGCGACCGCCCGAACGTGGCGGTGCTGCGCACCTTCTCCAAGGCGTACGGGCTCGCCGGGCTCCGGATCGGCTTCGCCGTCGCCCACGAGCCGGTGGCGGCGGCGCTGCGCAAGACGGCCGTCCCCTTCGGCGTCAGCCAGCTCGCCCAGGACGCGGCGGTCGCCTCCCTGCGCGCCGAGGACGAACTGCTCGGGCGTGTCGGCTCGTTGGTGGGCGAGCGCGCCCGGGTGTACGAGGGGCTTGTCGGCCAGGGCTGGACCGTGCCCGAGACGCAGGCGAACTTCGTCTGGCTGCGCCTCGGCGAGCGGACGGTCGAGTTCGCGCAGGCCTGTGAGGCGGCGGGCGTGGTGGTCCGGCCGTTCGCGGGCGAGGGCGTGCGGGTCACGATCGGTGAGACCGAGGCCAATGACCTCTTCCTGAAGGTGGCCGAGGGCTTCCGCAAGGCGAACTAGGGCCTTTGCACCCCGAGCCCGGTCCGGGACGGTCCCAGGGGCTGTCCGGCGATTCCGGTCGGTTTCGGGCCCACCACCTCGCGCGCGTCCGACTCCAGCGCGGGGGAGACCGGGGTCGCGAAGTAGCTCCTCGCCCCGGATGCGGGCGGTGGAGAGGTTCGGAAGTGCCCCCACGAGCGCCGCGCTCGTGGGGGTTTCTTCGTGTGTGGCGGTGAGCTGCCCGGTGGGCCAGGAGATCCGCATCCGCCGGAGCTCGCCCCATACGGGTCCCGCACAGAGGTCCCCCCCCGCTTGAAGGTCACGGAAGCGTGTGCGACATAATGCTTGTGAATGTGAACGCGTTCACAAGCGTGTCCTGCTTCGTCCCGGAATCAGTGGGATCAGTGGGACAAACTGCCGCTGTGATCACGGCGATGTAAGGAGATGACGTTGTGAATCTGGCTCTGGCGCCGGAAACACTGGCGCGCTGGCAGTTCGGCATCACCACCGTCTACCACTTCCTCTTCGTGCCGCTCACGATCTCGCTCGCCGCGCTCACGGCCGGGCTGCAGACCGCGTGGGTGCGGACCGAGAACCAGAAGTACCTCAAGGCGACGAAGTTCTGGGGCAAGCTCTTCCTGATCAACATCGCGATGGGCGTCGTCACCGGCATCGTCCAGGAGTTCCAGTTCGGCATGAACTGGTCCGACTACTCGCGGTTCGTGGGTGACATCTTCGGGGCCCCGCTCGCGTTCGAGGCGCTCATCGCCTTCTTCTTCGAGTCGACCTTCATCGGCCTCTGGATCTTCGGCTGGGACAAACTGCCGAAGAAGATCCACCTAGCCTGCATCTGGATGGTCTCGATCGGCACCATCCTCTCCGCGTACTTCATCCTGGCCGCCAACTCCTGGATGCAGCACCCGGTCGGCTACAAGCTCAACAAGGCCACCGGGCGTGCGGAGCTCACC
Protein-coding sequences here:
- the thiC gene encoding phosphomethylpyrimidine synthase ThiC; the encoded protein is MTVQDARTPASNQSEAGKSIGWHKGYVEGSRPDLRVPVRQVHLTNGKDVTLYDTSGPYTDPNIETDVRRGLAPLRENWIIARGDTEEYAGRPVRPEDDGIKHTSPRGGLKNLDAVFPGRPRQPRRGRGGQAVTQLAYARRGEITPEMEYVAIRENVSPEVVREEIAAGRAVLPANVNHPEIEPMIIGKRFLVKVNANIGNSAVTSSIEEEVDKMTWATRWGADTVMDLSTGRNIHTTREWVLRNSPVPIGTVPLYQALEKVDGRAEELTWDVYKDTVIEQAEQGVDYMTVHAGVLLRYVPLTARRKTGIVSRGGSIMAAWCLAHHKESFLYENFEELCEILAAYDVTYSLGDGLRPGSIADANDEAQFAELRTLGELNTIAKRHNVQTMIEGPGHVPMHKIKENIDLQQEICEEAPFYTLGPLTTDVAPAYDHITSGIGAAMIAWWGTAMLCYVTPKEHLGLPNRDDVKTGVITYKIAAHAADLAKGHPGAQDWDDALSDARFEFRWEDQFNLALDPDTAREFHDETLPAEPAKTAHFCSMCGPKFCSMKISQDIRRQHGGDLAAGDIEAGMAEKSKEFAEAGNRVYLPIAE
- a CDS encoding metallophosphoesterase, producing the protein MVEGSMTQGAGQGPERTETLRDFRVPPYAQAPAHSAQVPPPPPPVEMPPPAQPHPPAAVHPAEAYPPDIHPGNAFADDEPPEGYTPTARDLPVINRGDTVQVRVQTDPTPAPLPDGLGPLYVVGDVHGYLDELLAALREQGLIDVDANWAAGNARLWFLGDFTDRGPDGIGVIDLVMRLSAEAAAAGGYCKALMGNHELLLIGAKRFGDTPVNSGAGTATFQAAWLLNGGQKVDMDRLQDVHLQWMSRLDAIEQEDGHLLMHSDTTAYLEYGDSIEAVNDTVHALLTRNDADECWDLFRKFTKRFAFRDDGGPEAARELLSAYGGQRVVHGHSPIPYLLGEVGTEDGEEDSRPVVEGPHVYADGLAIAMDGGVTMAGKLLVVQLPLHD
- a CDS encoding LacI family DNA-binding transcriptional regulator; amino-acid sequence: MTAAGKHQVSRSTGRRLGRAGIRDVAAAAGVSITTVSDALNGKGRLPDATRRHVREVADRLGYRPSAAARTLRTGKSGLIGLTVTTYGDEPFTFTEFAYFAEMARAATSAALARGYALVILPATSRRSPADVWSNVALDGTVVIDPSDQDPVVTELVRQGLPVVSDGRPAGSLPVTAWVDNDHEAAVLELLDHLAAAGARRIGLLTGTTTDTYTRLSTEAYLSWCERVGQDPVYESYPAHDPCAGAVAADRLLARPDRPDAVYGLFDPNGTDLLAAARRYGLRVPEDLLLVCCSESTVYASTEPPITTLSLKPRRIGTAVVQLLIDAIEGIDHGHPIEQVIPTELIIRTSSQRRSPRTTVSPPRSPVAEPRGLGQDPNVPDRSPDSDADKD
- the hisC gene encoding histidinol-phosphate transaminase, with amino-acid sequence MSETSPKLRAELDGIPTYKPGKPAAAGGPVAYKLSSNENPYPPLPGVMEGVVAAAGSFNRYPDMACTGLMNELADRFGVPLTHLATGTGSVGVAQQLLQATSGPGDEVIYAWRSFEAYPIITQISGATSVKVPLTSDDVHDLDAMAEAITDRTRLIFVCNPNNPTGTVVRRAELERFLDRVPSDVLVVLDEAYKEFVRDADVPDGLEIYRDRPNVAVLRTFSKAYGLAGLRIGFAVAHEPVAAALRKTAVPFGVSQLAQDAAVASLRAEDELLGRVGSLVGERARVYEGLVGQGWTVPETQANFVWLRLGERTVEFAQACEAAGVVVRPFAGEGVRVTIGETEANDLFLKVAEGFRKAN